A portion of the Malania oleifera isolate guangnan ecotype guangnan chromosome 3, ASM2987363v1, whole genome shotgun sequence genome contains these proteins:
- the LOC131150401 gene encoding ferritin-like catalase Nec2, which translates to MAATIVSGTTAACRTSTTLCTLVIIAILVSSLVPQSYSVPYPKSPLPPPPRRPSTPTICSSPPSTGAAYGQIPGVDIDTIEFPLNVEFLETELFMVGATGKGLDDVAPELAQGGPAPIPPDMANLDPEFAELFEEFAWQEVDHLRPQTNLSAAVFAEIMNQAFGYPLNPPFNPFANNVNFLIASNFIPYIGGTGYVGGNVNLQGPASRRLVGGLMAVEWSQDAIIRELLNQRKNTVVKPYNYTVTDFTVKMSELRNRLGGAGDKDEGLVVPKEQGAGGQVTSNVVSANNVSIAYDRSAAEVLRILYLIGKENRPGGFLTYGGNGNIAQRFLKKKSA; encoded by the exons ATGGCAGCAACAATAGTTTCAGGTACTACCGCTGCTTGTAGAACTTCCACTACCCTCTGTACTTTGGTAATCATAGCTATCCTCGTCTCTTCTCTTGTTCCACAATCTTATTCCGTTCCTTATCCCAAGTCGCCCTTGCCGCCACCGCCCCGGCGCCCCTCGACACCTACAATTTGCAGTTCGCCGCCTTCCACTGGTGCCGCATACGGACAGATCCCTGGAGTCGATATAGATACAATAGAATTTCCATTGAACGTCGAGTTTCTTGAAACCGAACTCTTCATGGTTGGAGCCACAGGGAAGGGATTAGATGACGTTGCTCCGGAGTTAGCCCAGGGAGGTCCGGCGCCCATCCCTCCAGATATGGCCAACCTCGACCCTGAATTTGCTGAACTTTTCGAGGAATTCGCCTGGCAAGAAGTCGACCACCTACG GCCGCAAACGAATTTAAGTGCGGCAGTGTTTGCAGAGATTATGAATCAGGCCTTTGGCTATCCTTTGAATCCTCCCTTCAACCCTTTTGCCAATAACGTCAACTTCCTCATTGCCAGCAACTTTATTCCTTACATCGGAGGTACGGGGTACGTCGGAGGTAACGTTAATCTCCAAGGACCCGCATCCCGAAGG TTGGTGGGAGGACTAATGGCGGTGGAATGGAGCCAAGATGCAATCATCAGAGAATTGTTGAATCAGAGAAAGAATACAGTGGTAAAGCCGTATAATTACACGGTGACGGACTTCACCGTCAAGATGTCGGAACTGAGAAACAGGTTGGGAGGCGCAGGCGATAAGGACGAAGGCCTTGTGGTTCCCAAAGAGCAAGGTGCCGGCGGCCAAGTTACCAGCAATGTGGTGTCTGCGAACAATGTGTCCATTGCATATGATCGGTCGGCGGCAGAAGTGCTGAGGATTTTGTACCTTATTGGAAAAGAAAATAGGCCCGGCGGTTTCCTCACATATGGAGGCAATGGTAACATTGCTCAAAGGTTTCTAAAGAAGAAATCAGCATGA